Proteins encoded by one window of Lasioglossum baleicum unplaced genomic scaffold, iyLasBale1 scaffold1622, whole genome shotgun sequence:
- the LOC143220807 gene encoding LOW QUALITY PROTEIN: facilitated trehalose transporter Tret1-like (The sequence of the model RefSeq protein was modified relative to this genomic sequence to represent the inferred CDS: inserted 1 base in 1 codon) encodes MLLLVLEAAGDQRELVTRPVGCDVLTRTPPSRVPWLFQRPSLPEHVTFQNPKRLTRNDKLAASKGRSEDTRREVTTEPDEGENSFKVPRXSVVYMTSAATRPQYVTQVTGNLALSMGTLPSGQAKGYTSPALESILDNKSSNNATWLAFSVTQQQASWVASLSMLGAWFGAMIGDWIMRKGRRLALRITSLPLVVIWILTGIAPCVELVYVTIIIGGLCCSVITMAAQVYMSEISMPGIRGCLSAMLKVLGHVGVLSYIAGTYLNWRQSAPLLTIAPAMLFMGTLFIPETPSYLVLNEAAISLKWLRGDHVDTRHELQVIKTNILASRAKQSELTFKNSMFTPRLYKPIAITCGLMFFQRFSWANAFNYYAVIIFRQTLGGLNPHGAIIAIGFVQLLASLLSEFLIDIVGRLPLLIASTVFMSLALAGFGRYAYYMSQTQNLGYPDSAVVGQHDWIPLLCVLAFTTALALGISPISWLLIGELFPLEYHGLGSSVSTSFSYFCAFVGIKLFMDFQQTFGLHGAFWFYAAVAVCGLCFVVCYVPETMGKQLDEMNPDYAQGSDRGPVESQEVEQASARRSPPEPAQSSTAEPPVSRQSSQTVELLQHLRGEDESLRSNATAANRSNGDVIRNVYRFPDRVEQRTDVRELDPRRYARFDRDHRHFSPSANVAREHLSTFKSHTTYLSESYNAQGLRRSIQYNFTIKLTEALAVTEIGCSNDLPTKKHHDHERTVLDERTFPRPRFLALPFVTKNRKCPVYFAWKESHFIANPTERRFMGRRRTDSVADDGNDHVVSRIFQCTYISTLRMTSSNNSLAERVNRWLLRNMCDEEAMTLAPVSEGEQMILIFDDSVSLTERECSFIPSISHVPSSLSF; translated from the exons GTAACGACTGAGCCGGACGAGGGCGAGAACAGCTTTAAAGTGCCAA CTTCCGTGGTATACATGACTTCGGCGGCCACGAGACCGCAGTACGTGACACAGGT TACTGGAAACCTGGCGCTGTCGATGGGAACGCTGCCCTCTGGCCAGGCGAAAGGTTACACCTCGCCAGCTCTGGAATCCATCCTAGACAACAAGTCGTCGAACAACGCCACCTG GTTGGCTTTCTCAGTGACGCAACAACAAGCCTCGTGGGTCGCGTCGTTGTCGATGTTGGGCGCATGGTTCGGCGCTATGATCGGCGATTGGATAATGAGGAAGGGTCGCAGATTGGCGCTCCGGATCACGTCTTTGCCTCTGGTGGTCATTTGGATCCTTACAGGCATCGCGCCCTGCGTCGAATTAGTCTACGTCACCATCATCATCGGAGGCCTTTGCTGCTCGGTGATCACCATGGCAGCCCAG GTATACATGTCGGAAATCTCGATGCCGGGTATCAGAGGCTGCCTGTCAGCGATGCTGAAGGTGCTCGGTCATGTCGGCGTGCTGTCGTATATAGCCGGCACCTACTTGAACTGGCGGCAGAGCGCACCACTGCTGACCATAGCGCCGGCGATGCTCTTTATGGGAACTCTGTTTATACCGGAGACACCGTCCTATCTCGTTCTAAACGAGGCTGCCATCAGCTTGAAATGGCTACGCGGTGATCACGTCGACACACGTCACGAACTGCAG GTGATCAAGACGAACATTCTGGCCTCCAGAGCGAAGCAGTCCGAGCTGACATTCAAGAACAGCATGTTCACGCCCCGATTGTACAAGCCCATCGCGATCACGTGCGGGCTGATGTTCTTCCAGAGGTTTTCCTGGGCGAACGCGTTCAATTATTACGCGGTGATTATATTCCGGCAGACTCTGGGTGGCTTGAATCCTCACGGCGCCATCATTGCCATCGGCTTCGTGCAATTATTGGCTTCTCTGTTATCAG AATTTCTGATCGACATCGTCGGTAGGCTGCCGCTGTTGATAGCCAGTACCGTGTTCATGTCGCTGGCGTTAGCGGGTTTCGGCAGATATGCCTACTACATGTCGCAGACACAAAATCTGGGCTACCCGGACTCGGCGGTGGTCGGCCAACACGATTGGATACCGTTGCTCTGCGTGCTCGCCTTCACGACTGCTCTAGCTTTGGGCATATCGCCAATTTCGTGGTTATTGATTGGCGAGCTCTTTCCTCTGGAGTATCACGGCCTCGGCTCGAGCGTCAGCACCAGCTTCAGCTACTTCTGCGCGTTCGTCGGGATTAAGCTGTTCATGGATTTTCAGCAG ACGTTCGGGCTACACGGAGCGTTCTGGTTCTACGCAGCGGTGGCGGTATGCGGCCTTTGCTTCGTGGTCTGCTATGTGCCAGAGACCATGGGAAAGCAACTGGACGAGATGAACCCGGATTACGCGCAGGGGTCAGACCGGGGGCCTGTCGAATCTCAAGAAGTCGAACAAGCCTCTGCCAGGCGGAGCCCACCCGAACCAGCTCAATCCTCGACAGCTGA GCCGCCAGTTTCGCGGCAATCGTCGCAAACTGTCGAATTATTGCAACATCTTCGCGGAGAAGACGAAAGTTTACGCAGCAACGCGACCGCCGCGAATCGCAGCAACGGCGACGTCATCAGAAACGTCTATCGATTCCCGGACCGCGTGGAGCAACGAACGGACGTGCGCGAGCTGGATCCGCGCCGCTACGCTCGCTTCGACCGCGATCACCGGCATTT CTCACCGTCCGCGAACGTGGCCAGAGAACACCTCAGCACCTTCAAATCTCATACTACCTATCTAAGTGAATCTTATAATGCTCAAGGTCTTAGACGCAGTATTCAATATAACTTTACAATTAAGTTAAC GGAAGCGTTGGCCGTCACCGAAATCGGATGTTCTAACGATT TGCCTACGAAGAAGCATCATGACCACGAGCGCACTGTTCTGGATGAACGAACATTTCCACGACCACGTTTCCTGGCTCTGCCTTTCGTCACGAAAAACCGGAAGTGTCCGGT GTATTTCGCATGGAAGGAGTCACACTTTATAGCTAATCCCACGGAGAGGAGATTTATG GGAAGACGAAGGACGGATAGCGTAGCTGACGATGGAAACGATCATGTCGTTTCACGAATTTTCCAATGCACATACATTTCTACGTTACGAATGACGTCGTCGAACAATAGTCTCGCGGAACGCGTGAACCGATGGCTTTTAAGGAACATGTGTG ATGAAGAAGCTATGACACTTGCTCCAGTTTCAGAGGGCGAGCAGATGATCCTGATCTTCGATGACAGCGTTTCACTAACCGAAAGAGAATGCTCGTTTATTCCATCGATTTCACACGTTCCAAGCAGCCTTTCCTTCTAA